The nucleotide sequence CGACGCGGCGAAGTTCCCCCGGGTGAAGCTCTGTGCGGGCTGGGTAACCAAGAACGTGCTGGCGGACCTGGAGTTGAATCCGGCCGCCTATCCCCACACCATCCAGCCCTTCGAGGCCGTCTATGTGAGCTGCGGGGGCCCCTTGAGGGAGACCCGCTGGCGGGAGCCGGCCAGCTACGGGATCATCCGCAAGGAGTTCGATGCCTTCCTGCTCCGCCGGGCGGAGGCGGCGGGCGCCGTGGTCCGCGAGGGTGTCCGGGTGAAATCCGCCTGGGAGGCGGGCGATGGGGTGCGGGTCGAGGCGGATGAGATATACGAGGCGCGGGCCGTCATCGGGGCCGGCGGCCATACCTGCCCGGTGGCCCGGGCCCTTGGCGGGGTGTCGGACGAGGAGGCGGTCGTCCTGACCCAGGAGAGCGAGACGCTGGTGGGGGAGGATGTCCTGCGCCGCGTCGCGCCCCACTACGGGCTGCCCGAGCTCTTCGCGGAGCCCGACTTCAAGGGCTATGCGTGGTACTTCACCAAGGGCGGGTTCCTGAACATCGGGGTGGGCTGCATCGGCAAGAATCCGAGCGTGCACAAGCGCCTCGAGGCGCTGATGGCGCTCCTTGAGGAGAGCGGCCGGGTTCCCCGCGGCGTCCCGCTCGCACCCTTCAGGGGGCATGCCTATTCGGTCCGGCGGTGCGCCGTCCGCCGGGCGGCGG is from Candidatus Tectomicrobia bacterium and encodes:
- a CDS encoding NAD(P)/FAD-dependent oxidoreductase; the encoded protein is MSGWDVIVVGGGPGGSTAAWRLARAGKKVLVLDAAKFPRVKLCAGWVTKNVLADLELNPAAYPHTIQPFEAVYVSCGGPLRETRWREPASYGIIRKEFDAFLLRRAEAAGAVVREGVRVKSAWEAGDGVRVEADEIYEARAVIGAGGHTCPVARALGGVSDEEAVVLTQESETLVGEDVLRRVAPHYGLPELFAEPDFKGYAWYFTKGGFLNIGVGCIGKNPSVHKRLEALMALLEESGRVPRGVPLAPFRGHAYSVRRCAVRRAAGRRFLLVGDAAGLARDFSGEGIGPAVRSATLAADALVKWLEGGGALEDYAARIETLYGSGERGVGTWLAGFLPEGVVRAVAKRICGNAWLRRKVVLEGAFGIG